The following nucleotide sequence is from Thermoanaerobaculia bacterium.
GGCATTCGTCGGCGCGCGCCGCCGCCTCCCGAAGACGAGAGGCGTCCCGGAGCAGCATCTCGACGTACGCCAGGCACCAGTGGCCGAACGTCACCGGTTCCGCGCGCTTCGCGTGCGTATATCCGGGCATCGCCGTCGCCGCCTCCTCCTCGCCGCGGCGCGCGAGGACGGCGGCGATCGAGAGAACGTGCGCGCGCGCCTCGCGGAACGCCTCGCGCAGCCAGAGCCGCAGGTCGGTCGCGACCTGGTCGTTGCGCGAACGGCCCGTGTGGAGCTTGCCGGCCGCCTTCCCCGACGTCTTCGCGATCGACGCCTCGACGAAGGCGTGCACGTCCTCGTGGTCCGCGGGCGCCGCCGGGGCGCCGGCGCGCGCCACCCGCTCGAGCGCGCGGGCGAGGCGCGTCTGTTCGGCCCGGGTGATCGCGCCCGCTCTCCGGAGCGCCCCGGCCCATGCGATCGAGCCCCGCACGTCGTGCGCGAGGAGCTCGCGGTCGAAGGCGAACGAGTCGTTGAAGCGGCGGAGCTCCTCCGACGGGCGATCGGCGAAGCGGCCACCCCAGAGGTCCCGTCGCTCCGCGCTTGCTCGGGGGACGGGAGATCGCGGCGCCTTTCGTCCGCGACGGTCTTTCGCCATCAGCGTTCTCCGCCGGCGCGCCGGGGCTCCGGGACCTCGATCGGCGCGAGTCGCCGCCGGCCGCGCGTCGGGAGCCCGAAGAGCCGGATGAATCCCGCGGCGTCGGCGGGGGTGTAGCCCGCCATGTCGAACGACGCCAGAGCCGGGTTGTAGAGCGAAGAGGCCGACGCCCGGCTCACGACCGACGCCGATCCCTTGAAGAGCTTCACCACGACGCGGCCGTTGACGTTGGCGGCGAGTGACTCGAAGAACGCGTCGAGCGACTCCCGCAGGGGCGAGAACCACTGGCCGTAATACACGATTTCCGCGTAGCGCATCGCGAGCCGGTCCTTCTCGTGCGCGGAGTCGCGGTCGAGCGTGATCGACTCCAGCGCCCGGAGCGCCGCGACGAGGATCGTCCCGCCCGGCGTCTCGTAGACGCCGCGGGACTTGATGCCCACGAGCCGGTTCTCGACGAGGTCGACGCGTCCGACGCCGTGCCGCCCCCCGACCGCGTTCAGCCGCTCGATCAGCGCGGCCGGAGACAGGGCCTCGCCGTCGACCGCCACCGGAAATCCCTCTTCGAACGCGATCTCGACCCGCTCGGGAACTCCGGGAGCGTCCTCCGGCGCGACCGTCAGACGGTAGATCCCGGGCTCCGGCTCCCACGACGGATCCTCCAGGCGGCCCCCTTCGTGGGAGATGTGCCAGAGGTTCCGGTCGCGGGAATACGGGTCCTTCCGGGTGACGGGGACGGGGATCCCGCGCGACGCCGCGAACTCGATGGCGTCCTCGCGCGATCCGATCGACCACTCTCGCCAGGGTGCGATCACCGAGAGCTCGGGAGCGAGCGCCTGGTAGGCGAGCTCGAAGCGGACCTGGTCGTTCCCCTTGCCGGTGCACCCGTGAGCGAGCGCGTCGCACCCGGTCTCGAGCGCGGCCTCGACCTGCTTCAACGCGATGAGCGGGCGGGCCGCCGCGGTCCCGAGGAGGTATTCGCGCTCGTAGATCGCGCCCGACCGGAGGAGCGGAAAGAGATACTCGCGGGCGAACTCCTCCCGCGCGTCGACGAGCCGGAAGTCCGCGGCCCCCGTGCGCCGCGCCTTCTCGGCGAGGCCGCGGGTCTCCTCCTGCTGGCCGACGTCGACGGCGACCGCGACGACCTCGCAGCCGTAGTTCTCCTTGAGCCAGGGAATGATGATCGAGGTGTCGAGCCCTCCCGA
It contains:
- a CDS encoding argininosuccinate synthase — translated: MKTSVRRAALAYSGGLDTSIIIPWLKENYGCEVVAVAVDVGQQEETRGLAEKARRTGAADFRLVDAREEFAREYLFPLLRSGAIYEREYLLGTAAARPLIALKQVEAALETGCDALAHGCTGKGNDQVRFELAYQALAPELSVIAPWREWSIGSREDAIEFAASRGIPVPVTRKDPYSRDRNLWHISHEGGRLEDPSWEPEPGIYRLTVAPEDAPGVPERVEIAFEEGFPVAVDGEALSPAALIERLNAVGGRHGVGRVDLVENRLVGIKSRGVYETPGGTILVAALRALESITLDRDSAHEKDRLAMRYAEIVYYGQWFSPLRESLDAFFESLAANVNGRVVVKLFKGSASVVSRASASSLYNPALASFDMAGYTPADAAGFIRLFGLPTRGRRRLAPIEVPEPRRAGGER